The uncultured Trichococcus sp. DNA segment CAAATACGGGGCGATCCCGTTCCCGCGGCCGTTGGATTGGTGGGTCGACAATGGAAAATAGAAGAAGGGAACACAAGAAAAAATTCGAACGGCCGGTCGGAACGAAACGGCCGGAAAAAACTTTCCTGATCCTTTGCGAAGGCACCAAGACCGAACCGAACTATTTCCGCAGTTTTCACGTCATCTCGGCGCAGGTCGAAATCGTCGGGACGGCGATGAATACGATGTCCTTGGTCAATTATGCGCGCGAGGTCGTCAAGGATCGGCCGGACGAATATGATGAGGTGTGGCTGGTCTTCGACAAAGATTCCTTCGACCGCGACATCTTCAATGAAGCCGTTTTTTTCTGCGAGACGCATTACCGGCAAGGGTTCCGCGCCGCCTACAGCAACGAAGCTTTCGAAATCTGGTACCTGCTGCATTTTGAACTGATCAAAAAATCGATCTCGCGCTTCCATTATCCCGATATGCTGACGAAACGGCTGGGCTTTTTCTACAAAAAAAATCATCCGCACATGTACAACGTATTATTATCAAGGCAGCCAGCCGCCATCCAGAACGCCAAGAAACTCTACAGTCAGCGCTCGCCGTCGCCAGCGCGGGACAACCCGTCCACGACCGTCTTCATGCTGGTCGAGGAACTGAACAAACACCTGCGGAAATAATTTTAAATATTTTAAAAATAAAAAAAGCTGGCGCGGATTTTTGCGGATAATACCAGTGTAGGTCTTATCAAGCAGCAAAGGCCACTTAACAAGACGAGAAGGGATCGATTGCATATGTTCATGAAACCGGTATTGGGAATGGATTTCACGGAGGACAAGAAAGGGGTCGTCATTCATTTTGTCGAAGACGACGCAGTGGCGGAGGAGTATCTGTTCGAGACAACGGATGAGGCGGCAGCGTTTTTCAGGAGTTGCCAAAACTTGTGCGCTGAGGTCAAGGAGGAGCCGCTTGATGTGCAATATGCCATCATCAGGGAGTTCCTGGATCTGGATATCGGCGAATTCAACTACGAACGCGCTTATTATTGATGGAAACCACAAAAGAAGGCCAGGCCCGGTATGATTCGGGGCTGGCCTTCTTTTGTGGCGTCGGCATCGGGGGGGCGGGGTGCACAGCTCCGGCGAGGGTCCTGTTCGCCGGAGGAAACCGGTAATGATCGGCCTCACCTTCGGCGAAGCCAGCCTCATCGGAGCAGGGAATCAAAAATGTGGGCTGAACTCCGGCGAAGCATGCGTTCACCGGAGAAGGCAGCATGGCATGCGCCAATCGGAGTTCAGATCCG contains these protein-coding regions:
- a CDS encoding RloB family protein gives rise to the protein MENRRREHKKKFERPVGTKRPEKTFLILCEGTKTEPNYFRSFHVISAQVEIVGTAMNTMSLVNYAREVVKDRPDEYDEVWLVFDKDSFDRDIFNEAVFFCETHYRQGFRAAYSNEAFEIWYLLHFELIKKSISRFHYPDMLTKRLGFFYKKNHPHMYNVLLSRQPAAIQNAKKLYSQRSPSPARDNPSTTVFMLVEELNKHLRK